A region from the Sphingopyxis lindanitolerans genome encodes:
- the bfr gene encoding bacterioferritin — protein MKGDEKVIDFLNEALKNELTAINQYWLHYRMLDNWGVSRLAHFEREESIDEMKHADKLADRILFLGGLPNFQLLGRLRVGETVEEILKADLAIEEEAIPLLRDAIAHSESVRDYVSRDLFSDILESEEHHVDELEKQFELIERMGIENYIQLQSKPVGED, from the coding sequence ATGAAGGGCGACGAAAAAGTCATCGATTTCCTCAACGAGGCGCTCAAGAACGAGTTGACCGCGATCAACCAATATTGGCTGCATTATCGCATGCTCGACAATTGGGGCGTGTCGCGCCTCGCGCATTTCGAACGCGAAGAGTCGATCGACGAAATGAAGCACGCCGACAAGCTCGCCGACCGCATCCTCTTCCTGGGCGGCCTGCCCAATTTCCAGCTTCTCGGCCGCCTGCGCGTCGGCGAGACGGTCGAGGAAATCCTCAAGGCCGATCTCGCGATCGAGGAGGAAGCGATCCCGCTGCTCCGCGACGCGATCGCGCATAGCGAAAGCGTCCGCGACTATGTCAGCCGCGACCTCTTCTCCGACATCCTCGAAAGCGAGGAACATCATGTCGATGAGCTCGAAAAGCAGTTCGAGCTGATCGAACGGATGGGAATCGAAAATTACATCCAGCTCCAGTCGAAGCCGGTCGGCGAGGATTGA
- a CDS encoding (2Fe-2S)-binding protein: protein MVVCVCNAIRERELRAVAKDGQLRCAKAAYAQLGRKPKCGQCLSFARNIISDAAATA from the coding sequence ATGGTCGTCTGTGTCTGCAACGCAATAAGGGAACGCGAACTGCGCGCTGTCGCGAAGGACGGCCAATTGCGGTGCGCCAAGGCGGCCTATGCGCAATTGGGTCGCAAACCCAAATGCGGCCAGTGCCTGTCATTCGCTCGCAATATCATCAGCGACGCCGCCGCGACCGCCTGA
- the purS gene encoding phosphoribosylformylglycinamidine synthase subunit PurS: protein MKVNVYVTLKPGVLDPQGKAIHHALEGLGFGGVADVRAGRFIELDVADGTSDADLDAMCAKLLANTVIENYRIERA from the coding sequence ATGAAAGTGAATGTCTATGTGACGCTCAAGCCCGGGGTGCTCGACCCGCAGGGCAAGGCGATCCACCACGCGCTCGAGGGGCTGGGTTTCGGCGGTGTCGCCGATGTCCGCGCGGGCCGCTTCATCGAACTCGACGTCGCCGACGGCACCAGCGATGCCGATCTCGACGCGATGTGCGCCAAGCTGCTCGCCAATACGGTGATCGAAAACTATCGCATCGAACGCGCCTGA
- the purQ gene encoding phosphoribosylformylglycinamidine synthase subunit PurQ produces the protein MQTAVIVFPGSNCDRDMAVALEQVTGKAPAMVWHRETELPGGTDFIALPGGFSYGDYLRSGAMAARSPILRAVADAATRGVPVLGVCNGFQVLTEAGLLPGALMRNAGLNFVCRTVPLIVANSQSLFTAAYGAGETIHIPVAHHDGNYFADAETLDRVEGEGRVAFRYADGVNGSARAIAGVLNDAGNVLGMMPHPERAIDRGHGGTDGLRLFEAALGVLA, from the coding sequence ATGCAGACCGCCGTCATCGTCTTTCCCGGCTCGAATTGCGACCGCGACATGGCCGTCGCGCTCGAACAGGTCACGGGCAAGGCGCCCGCGATGGTCTGGCACCGCGAGACCGAGCTTCCCGGCGGCACCGATTTCATCGCGCTTCCCGGCGGCTTCTCCTATGGCGATTATCTCCGCTCGGGAGCGATGGCGGCGCGTTCGCCGATCCTGCGCGCGGTCGCCGACGCCGCGACGCGCGGCGTGCCGGTGCTTGGCGTGTGCAACGGCTTTCAGGTGTTGACCGAGGCCGGGTTGCTGCCGGGCGCGCTGATGCGCAACGCGGGGCTCAACTTCGTCTGCCGCACCGTGCCGCTGATCGTCGCCAACAGCCAGTCGCTGTTCACCGCCGCCTATGGCGCGGGCGAGACGATCCACATTCCCGTCGCGCACCATGACGGCAATTATTTCGCCGATGCCGAAACGCTCGACCGGGTCGAGGGCGAGGGGCGCGTCGCCTTTCGCTATGCCGACGGCGTCAACGGGTCGGCGCGGGCGATCGCCGGCGTCCTCAACGACGCGGGCAATGTCCTTGGCATGATGCCGCACCCCGAACGCGCGATCGACCGCGGGCACGGCGGCACCGACGGGCTACGCCTGTTCGAGGCGGCGCTCGGCGTCCTCGCCTGA
- a CDS encoding queuosine precursor transporter, with protein MTESPTPAARPAGQPAHVSAASVRHFRYYDLMMAAFVAILLLSNIIGASKPSYVTLPGGEQWAFGAGVLFFPISYIIGDVLTEVYGYARARRVIWTGFAALAFMAFMAWVVVSLPPAEGWPGQPAYEFVFGNSWRIVIASMTAFWAGEFANSYVLARMKIWTGGRHLWMRTIGSTVVGQGLDSLIFYPLAFYGLAGWPPEQLYQVVLSQWLIKTAWEAALTPATYLIVGALKRREGVDVFDEGTDFNPFGAKV; from the coding sequence ATGACCGAGTCCCCAACCCCCGCCGCGCGGCCCGCCGGCCAGCCTGCCCATGTCAGTGCAGCCAGCGTGCGGCATTTCCGATATTATGACCTGATGATGGCGGCGTTCGTCGCGATCCTGCTGCTCAGCAACATCATCGGCGCGTCGAAACCGAGCTACGTCACGCTGCCCGGCGGCGAGCAATGGGCGTTCGGCGCCGGGGTGCTCTTTTTTCCGATCAGCTACATTATCGGCGATGTGCTGACCGAGGTCTATGGCTATGCCCGCGCACGGCGCGTGATCTGGACGGGTTTCGCGGCGCTCGCCTTCATGGCGTTCATGGCGTGGGTCGTCGTGTCGCTGCCGCCCGCCGAGGGCTGGCCGGGGCAACCCGCCTATGAATTCGTCTTCGGCAACAGCTGGCGCATCGTCATCGCGTCGATGACCGCTTTCTGGGCGGGCGAATTCGCGAACAGCTACGTCCTGGCGCGGATGAAGATATGGACCGGCGGGCGACATCTGTGGATGCGCACGATCGGCTCGACCGTCGTGGGCCAGGGGCTCGACAGCCTGATTTTCTACCCGCTCGCCTTTTACGGACTGGCCGGCTGGCCGCCCGAGCAGCTTTATCAGGTCGTGCTGTCGCAATGGCTGATCAAGACCGCCTGGGAAGCGGCGTTGACCCCTGCAACCTATCTGATCGTCGGGGCGTTGAAGCGCCGCGAAGGTGTCGACGTGTTCGACGAGGGCACCGATTTCAATCCCTTCGGCGCCAAGGTTTGA
- a CDS encoding TetR/AcrR family transcriptional regulator — MEERNIGSAALPATRLEPQRKGQRTRERLLDAANDAILSKGFAGTSIDELVEVTGITKSGFFYHFRDKGDLARQLLVRFIEEDDVVMDGLTARAHAMTDDPMQRFLLFLDLYADLMDEMEAVHPGCLVAAVLYQEQAFDREVRALLFEAAMRWRARFRTWFEAIEARYTPVAPIDRDTIADAFSAVVEGSIVLTRALNDRKLLGRQLRLFRTMVETTYGAAR, encoded by the coding sequence ATGGAAGAGCGCAATATCGGATCGGCGGCCTTGCCCGCGACGCGGCTCGAACCGCAGCGCAAGGGCCAGCGCACGCGCGAACGGCTGCTCGACGCGGCGAACGACGCGATCCTGTCCAAGGGCTTCGCCGGCACCTCGATCGACGAACTGGTCGAGGTGACGGGGATCACGAAGAGCGGCTTCTTCTATCATTTCCGCGACAAGGGCGATCTCGCGCGCCAGTTGCTCGTTCGCTTCATCGAAGAGGACGACGTCGTGATGGACGGCCTGACGGCGCGCGCGCACGCGATGACCGACGACCCGATGCAGCGCTTCCTGCTGTTTCTCGATCTTTATGCCGATCTGATGGACGAGATGGAAGCGGTGCATCCCGGCTGTCTCGTCGCGGCGGTCCTCTATCAGGAGCAGGCGTTCGACCGCGAGGTTCGCGCGCTGTTGTTCGAGGCGGCGATGCGCTGGCGCGCGCGGTTCCGGACATGGTTCGAGGCGATCGAAGCGCGATACACGCCGGTCGCGCCGATCGACCGCGACACGATCGCCGACGCCTTCAGCGCGGTGGTCGAGGGCTCGATCGTGCTGACACGCGCGCTGAACGACCGCAAACTGCTCGGCCGCCAGCTTCGTCTGTTCCGCACCATGGTCGAGACGACCTATGGCGCGGCCCGATGA
- a CDS encoding sterol desaturase family protein — MTIWLAGDVSMFGTYHWIALSMFAFFAGIDLLFRARNFPDVPLWRTRGIVFTLLYFGVTTWSPLLWDDLLGQYQLVDGSVWPFWAQLVVGFLVYEFLIYAWHRTMHNVQPIWRWLHQMHHSAERVDIWGAFYFHPFDMIGWALVGSAALVLGIGLTAEAALIVSVAATFCAIFQHSNLRTPRWLGYVITRPESHAVHHERGLHAYNYGDIPIFDILFGTFRNPREWHGEAGFFDGSSRQLGKMLAGREIA, encoded by the coding sequence GTGACGATTTGGCTTGCAGGGGACGTCTCGATGTTCGGCACCTATCATTGGATCGCGCTTTCGATGTTCGCCTTTTTCGCAGGCATCGACCTGTTGTTCCGGGCGCGGAATTTTCCCGACGTGCCGCTGTGGCGGACGCGGGGCATCGTCTTCACCTTGCTCTATTTTGGGGTGACGACCTGGTCGCCGCTGCTCTGGGATGATCTGCTCGGACAATATCAACTCGTCGACGGATCGGTCTGGCCTTTCTGGGCGCAACTCGTCGTCGGCTTCCTCGTCTATGAATTTCTGATCTATGCGTGGCACCGCACGATGCACAATGTCCAGCCGATCTGGCGCTGGTTGCACCAGATGCATCACAGCGCCGAGCGCGTCGACATCTGGGGCGCCTTCTATTTCCATCCGTTCGACATGATCGGCTGGGCGCTGGTCGGCAGCGCGGCGCTCGTGCTGGGGATCGGCCTGACCGCCGAGGCGGCGCTGATCGTGTCGGTCGCGGCGACCTTTTGCGCGATCTTCCAGCACAGCAACCTTCGCACCCCGCGCTGGCTCGGCTATGTCATCACCCGGCCCGAAAGCCACGCCGTCCATCACGAGCGCGGGCTCCACGCCTATAATTATGGCGACATCCCGATCTTCGACATCCTGTTCGGCACGTTTCGCAATCCGCGCGAATGGCACGGCGAGGCCGGCTTTTTCGACGGCTCTTCGCGGCAACTGGGCAAGATGCTGGCGGGACGGGAAATCGCCTGA
- the ahpC gene encoding alkyl hydroperoxide reductase subunit C: MSVLNTTLKPFNATAYKDGKFVDLSDADVKGKWAVFFFYPADFTFVCPTELEDLADIYPTLQKMGVEVYSVSTDTHFCHKAWHDTSPAIGKINYYMVGDQNHALSNNFEVLREGVGLADRGTFVLDPQGEIQLLEITPEGVGRNAAELLRKIKALQYWVSHPGEVCPAKWEEGAETLAPSLDLVGKI; the protein is encoded by the coding sequence ATGTCCGTTTTGAACACGACCCTCAAGCCTTTCAACGCCACCGCCTACAAGGATGGCAAGTTCGTCGATCTCAGCGACGCCGACGTGAAGGGCAAGTGGGCGGTCTTTTTCTTCTACCCCGCCGATTTCACCTTCGTGTGCCCGACCGAACTCGAAGATCTCGCCGACATCTATCCGACGCTTCAGAAGATGGGCGTCGAGGTGTATTCGGTGTCGACCGACACGCATTTCTGCCACAAGGCGTGGCACGACACCTCGCCGGCGATCGGCAAGATCAACTATTATATGGTCGGCGACCAGAACCACGCGCTGTCGAACAATTTCGAAGTGCTGCGCGAAGGCGTCGGCCTGGCCGACCGCGGCACCTTCGTCCTCGACCCGCAGGGTGAGATCCAGCTCCTCGAAATCACCCCCGAGGGCGTGGGCCGCAACGCCGCCGAACTGCTGCGCAAGATCAAGGCGCTGCAATATTGGGTCAGCCATCCGGGCGAAGTCTGCCCCGCGAAGTGGGAAGAAGGCGCCGAAACGCTCGCCCCCTCGCTCGACCTCGTCGGCAAGATCTAA